One stretch of Rhipicephalus sanguineus isolate Rsan-2018 chromosome 10, BIME_Rsan_1.4, whole genome shotgun sequence DNA includes these proteins:
- the LOC119406693 gene encoding uncharacterized protein LOC119406693 yields MLLLPASAQSGRLLECRAINGNLPESRGVLSRFLKVDMSHKTEVAIRLGVGLNSSYIVEGADVYMECSVLAASKVVEVIWRHEGTQMKGLAGDAGPMLWSRLATWSSEG; encoded by the exons ATGCTCCTTCTTCCGGCGTCGGCGCAGTCGGGACGGCTCTTGGAGTGCCGGGCAATCAACGGAAACCTACCCGAGAGCAGAGGAGTGCTGAGCCGCTTCCTCAAGGTGGACATGTCGC ACAAAACGGAGGTTGCCATCCGCCTCGGCGTGGGTCTCAACTCCAGCTACATTGTAGAAGGTGCGGACGTCTACATGGAGTGCTCGGTGCTTGCTGCTTCTAAAGTCGTCGAGGTCATCTGGCGTCACGAGGGAACGCAAATGAAGGGACTCGCTGGCGACGCTGGTCCGATGCTTTGGTCACGGCTCGCTACCTGGTCATCCGAGGGGTGA